CTGCGCACCACCCCGCTGCACCACGCCGGTTGGCTGGTGGTGAAGGGCGTGCCGTGGCTGTGGCGGCGGGGCCGCGACCTCGTCCCGCACGCGGCGGCGATCCTGTACCGCTCGTGGGTGGGGCGGCCCGAACCACGGGCGGGGGCGGTGGCGCCACCCCCCGTTCCCGCGCCACCGCCCCTGCCGGCCGACGGTTAGCCGAGCTTGTAGACCGTCGTGCCCCCCACGGTGGTCTCCTCGAAGTTGGCCGCCACCCAGTCGCCGATCTCACCGCCGCCACCACCGGGACCGCCGCCCATGCCGCGGCCGCCGACGACGTAGTAGCCGATCCGGCCCTCGGCGACGTACCGCTGGAACTCCTCCAGCGTGGGCGCGGGGTCGCCGCCGCTCCAGCCGCCGATGCCGATGACCGGCCTGCCGGAGTCCAGCGCCAGTTGCGCGGCGCTCTGCGCGCTGACCGTGGCCGCGGCCCACGTGCCGGTGGTGCCCTTGAGCAGGTCGACCAGCTCCTGCGACGTGCCACCGCCCATTTCGCCCATGCCGCCCATCCGGTCGGCGTAGGCACCGGGCCCGGACATCGGGATGGACCCGCTGTGCGCGGTGGCGGCGGTGGCGACGCCGAACGCGGTGGAGGACAGCACCGCGGTGACCGCGGCCAGCGCGGCGACGCGGCGCACGCCCATCACGATCGCGGTGGCCACCAGGACGGTCAGCGCGGCGACGGTCCACCGGACGGCGGGCACCCAGTCGGGGTAGCGGTTGAGCAGCGCGAAGCCCCAGAACCCGGCGGCGGCGACCACCAGCGCGAGCGCCACGCGCACCGGCAGGTGGGCGCGCCCGCGCCACAGCTCGCGGCCGGTGATCGCGACGATCGCGGCCACGCCCGGCGCCGCGGCGACCGTGTAGTACGGGTGGGTGATGCCGCTCATGAAGCTGAACACGACGCCGTTGACCAGCACCCACAGGCCCCACAGCACCAGCGCGGCGCGGGTGCGGTCGGTGCGCGGCGCCCGGCGGGTGAACCACAGCCCGGCGAGCAGGCCGATCAGCGCGGCGGGCAGCAGCCACGAGATCTCGCCGCCCATGCTGGCCCCGAACAGCCGGTCGATGCCGGTGCTGCCGCCGAAGCCGATGTTGCCGTTGCCCATGCCGCCGCCCATGCCGCCGCCGGCACCGCCGAAGATGCGGCCCAGGCCGTTGTAGCCCAGCGCCAGCTCCCACAGCGAGTCGTTGGACGAGCCGCCGATGTAGGGCCGGGACTCCTTCGGCCACACCTCCACCAGCAGGACGAACCAGCCCGCGGACACGACCAGCGCGAGCCCGGCGCCCAGCAGGTGCAGGAACCGCTTGCCCAACGACGTCGGCGCGGC
This portion of the Saccharothrix syringae genome encodes:
- a CDS encoding ArnT family glycosyltransferase, with the translated sequence MTATLTAPAPAPAAPAPGRNWTTPALVVLLAGTAVLYLWHLTDSGWGNSYYAAATQAGAQSWTAWLFGGSDAGGVITVDKPPASLWVSGLFARVFGFSGWTVLAPQAIEGVLAVWLLHAAVKRTSGPVAGLMAGTALAVTPVAVLMFRFNLPDALLVLLMVAGAYCAVRATERASAWWLALAGVAVGFAFLTKMGQALLVLPAFTAAYLLAAPTSLGKRFLHLLGAGLALVVSAGWFVLLVEVWPKESRPYIGGSSNDSLWELALGYNGLGRIFGGAGGGMGGGMGNGNIGFGGSTGIDRLFGASMGGEISWLLPAALIGLLAGLWFTRRAPRTDRTRAALVLWGLWVLVNGVVFSFMSGITHPYYTVAAAPGVAAIVAITGRELWRGRAHLPVRVALALVVAAAGFWGFALLNRYPDWVPAVRWTVAALTVLVATAIVMGVRRVAALAAVTAVLSSTAFGVATAATAHSGSIPMSGPGAYADRMGGMGEMGGGTSQELVDLLKGTTGTWAAATVSAQSAAQLALDSGRPVIGIGGWSGGDPAPTLEEFQRYVAEGRIGYYVVGGRGMGGGPGGGGGEIGDWVAANFEETTVGGTTVYKLG